One Prunus dulcis chromosome 7, ALMONDv2, whole genome shotgun sequence DNA segment encodes these proteins:
- the LOC117635619 gene encoding sigma factor binding protein 1, chloroplastic: MNNNSTQLSNGHGHQISKPNKKSKTKKQGIKVVYISNPMKVRTSASEFRALVQELTGQDSELPDPARFLEHSSAEDNNSTAQVGGHHHHDALDLVVADAASPPAQEQPAESSSSNVNTQYPDDELYDDLFVPEMMDSFGGFLPSSVLYGSS; encoded by the coding sequence ATGAACAACAACTCCACCCAACTAAGCAATGGTCATGGCCACCAAATTTCCAAgcccaacaaaaaaagcaaaaccaaGAAGCAGGGGATCAAAGTGGTTTACATCTCCAACCCAATGAAGGTGAGGACGAGTGCCTCAGAATTCAGGGCTCTGGTTCAAGAGCTCACTGGCCAAGACTCTGAGCTCCCGGACCCAGCTAGGTTTTTGGAGCACTCATCTGCAGAAGACAACAATTCCACGGCCCAGGTTGGTggacatcatcatcatgatgCATTGGATCTAGTGGTGGCTGATGCTGCTTCTCCTCCTGCTCAAGAGCAGCCTGCTGAGAGTTCAAGCTCAAATGTGAACACCCAATATCCTGATGATGAGCTTTATGATGATCTTTTTGTGCCTGAAATGATGGATAGCTTTGGGGGGTTTTTGCCCTCCAGTGTCTTGTATGGATCCTCTTAA